One window of the Shewanella maritima genome contains the following:
- a CDS encoding DUF1287 domain-containing protein, translating into MATALLVLSSSISTVSFANTFEQDFVAAAIERTNHSVTYDGAYIAIDYPNGDVPANIGVCTDVVIRSYRAIGVDLQVLVHEDMKQHFSAYPSKRIWGLHSTDRNIDHRRVPNLQTFFSRHGQSLVVSDNHLDYKAGQLVTWMLPGNLPHIGIVTDKLSPTTGNPLISHNIGSGPVLEDMLFDYPITGHYKFVPDTYSSEGVAGTQAKTNPTADPMTENE; encoded by the coding sequence ATTGCCACGGCGTTACTGGTTTTATCCAGTTCTATTTCAACTGTTAGCTTTGCTAATACGTTCGAGCAAGACTTTGTGGCTGCCGCAATTGAGCGCACTAATCACAGTGTGACTTATGATGGCGCATATATCGCAATTGATTATCCCAACGGCGATGTCCCTGCCAATATCGGGGTGTGTACTGATGTAGTGATCAGAAGTTACCGCGCTATAGGGGTTGATCTTCAAGTGTTAGTACATGAGGACATGAAGCAACACTTTTCAGCTTATCCTTCAAAACGGATTTGGGGTTTACACTCTACCGACCGTAATATCGATCATCGCCGTGTGCCCAATTTGCAGACTTTCTTTAGTCGCCATGGGCAATCTCTTGTGGTTTCAGACAATCATTTGGATTATAAAGCTGGGCAGCTCGTTACCTGGATGCTGCCAGGTAATTTACCCCATATTGGAATAGTTACCGACAAGCTGAGTCCAACAACGGGCAATCCACTCATCTCCCATAACATAGGTTCAGGCCCCGTGTTGGAGGATATGCTGTTTGATTATCCAATAACTGGTCATTACAAATTTGTCCCCGACACTTATTCCAGTGAAGGTGTTGCTGGTACGCAAGCGAAAACTAACCCTACAGCAGATCCTATGACAGAGAACGAGTAG
- the ybaK gene encoding Cys-tRNA(Pro) deacylase: MTPAINRAKKAKISHKVHEYQHDASSESYGLEASEKLGIAPEKVFKTLVVSLDSKELVVGIVPVNAKLCMKLIAKAVGAKKANMAEPSEVQRSTGYVLGGVSPLGQKKRLKTVIDASAQQQNTIYVSAGRRGLEIEISPDDLAKLTSARFFELTQ; this comes from the coding sequence ATGACACCTGCAATTAATCGAGCAAAAAAGGCTAAAATATCCCATAAAGTGCATGAGTATCAGCATGATGCTAGCAGTGAGTCTTATGGTCTAGAAGCTTCTGAAAAGTTGGGTATTGCGCCAGAGAAGGTGTTCAAAACTCTGGTAGTTAGTCTTGATAGCAAGGAGCTAGTTGTCGGTATTGTTCCTGTCAATGCCAAGCTCTGCATGAAACTCATTGCCAAAGCTGTTGGTGCGAAAAAGGCAAACATGGCTGAGCCAAGCGAAGTGCAACGCTCAACTGGCTATGTGTTGGGTGGCGTGAGTCCTCTTGGGCAAAAGAAGCGTTTAAAAACTGTCATCGATGCGTCGGCGCAGCAACAGAACACAATCTATGTTAGTGCAGGGCGCAGAGGTTTAGAAATTGAAATAAGCCCAGATGATTTAGCCAAACTCACAAGTGCTAGATTTTTTGAATTAACGCAATAA
- a CDS encoding ABC-F family ATPase: protein MIYSNNITMQFGSKPLFENISVKFGGGNRYGLIGANGCGKSTFMKILSGELEPTSGNVSIDPGERIGKLNQDQFAYEEYSVVDTVIMGHKELWEVKQERDRIYALPEMTEEEGIRVAELEMEYAEMDGYSAEARAGDLLMGVGIGVDQHFGLMSEIAPGFKLRVLLAQALFSDPDILLLDEPTNNLDIDTIRWLQETLNTRNSTMIIISHDRYFLNSVCTHMADIDYGELRVYPGNYDEYMMAAQQARERLLSDNAKKKAQIAELQTFVSRFSANASKAKQATSRAKQIDKIKLEEVKASSRVNPFIRFEQEKKLFRNALVVENLAKGFDETLFKNLDIITEVGERVAILGENGVGKTTLLRTLVHDIPQDEGTIQWSENHNIGYYAQDHEADFANDMNLFDWMSQWRKPEDDDQAVRGILGRMLFSADDIKKSVTVLSGGEKGRMYFGKLIMQKPNILLLDEPTNHMDMESIESLNNALELYEGTLFFVSHDRAFVSSLATRIIEITPQGVTDFKGTYDEFLASKGIEG from the coding sequence GTGATTTATAGTAACAACATCACCATGCAGTTCGGCTCAAAGCCGTTGTTTGAAAACATTTCGGTCAAATTTGGCGGTGGTAACCGCTACGGTCTGATCGGTGCAAACGGCTGTGGTAAATCAACCTTCATGAAGATTTTATCTGGTGAGCTTGAGCCTACTAGCGGTAACGTGTCTATTGATCCGGGTGAGCGCATTGGTAAGTTGAATCAGGATCAGTTTGCTTATGAGGAATACTCAGTTGTAGACACAGTGATCATGGGGCACAAAGAGCTGTGGGAAGTTAAGCAAGAGCGTGACCGCATTTATGCTTTGCCAGAAATGACCGAAGAAGAAGGTATCCGCGTGGCTGAGCTTGAAATGGAATATGCCGAAATGGACGGTTATTCTGCAGAAGCGCGCGCTGGCGATTTATTGATGGGCGTGGGTATTGGTGTTGACCAGCATTTTGGTCTGATGAGCGAAATCGCGCCAGGCTTCAAGCTACGTGTGCTGCTGGCTCAGGCACTATTCTCAGATCCAGACATTCTGCTACTTGACGAACCTACCAACAACTTGGACATCGACACCATTCGTTGGTTACAAGAAACGCTGAACACCCGAAACAGCACCATGATCATCATCTCGCATGACCGTTACTTCCTGAACTCAGTGTGTACTCACATGGCTGACATCGATTACGGTGAGCTGCGTGTTTACCCAGGTAATTACGATGAATACATGATGGCTGCGCAGCAAGCGCGTGAGCGTCTATTGTCTGATAATGCTAAGAAGAAAGCACAAATTGCTGAACTACAAACGTTCGTATCGCGCTTCTCTGCGAACGCTTCTAAAGCAAAGCAGGCAACTTCACGTGCGAAGCAAATCGATAAGATTAAGCTTGAAGAAGTGAAAGCCTCTAGCCGCGTGAATCCGTTCATTCGTTTCGAGCAAGAGAAAAAACTATTCCGTAATGCGCTAGTAGTTGAAAACCTAGCTAAAGGCTTCGATGAAACGCTATTTAAGAATTTAGACATCATCACCGAAGTGGGCGAGCGCGTTGCTATTTTGGGTGAAAACGGTGTGGGTAAAACCACATTACTGCGTACTTTAGTACACGATATTCCGCAAGATGAAGGCACGATCCAATGGTCTGAAAACCACAATATTGGTTACTATGCTCAGGATCATGAAGCTGACTTTGCCAACGACATGAACCTGTTTGACTGGATGAGTCAGTGGCGCAAACCTGAAGATGATGACCAAGCTGTGCGCGGCATTTTAGGTCGTATGCTATTTAGCGCAGACGACATTAAAAAGTCAGTTACTGTGCTATCTGGTGGTGAAAAAGGTCGTATGTACTTTGGTAAGCTAATCATGCAAAAGCCAAACATCTTGCTACTTGACGAACCAACCAACCACATGGACATGGAATCAATCGAGTCGTTAAACAATGCCCTTGAGCTATACGAAGGCACGCTATTCTTCGTATCCCATGACCGAGCGTTCGTATCGTCACTTGCCACGCGTATTATTGAAATCACTCCGCAAGGTGTGACTGACTTTAAAGGCACTTATGATGAGTTTCTGGCAAGTAAAGGTATCGAAGGCTAG
- a CDS encoding LysE family translocator, giving the protein MELIAAIALFAFSSGITPGPNNIMLMTSGLNFGIKRSMPHMLGICLGFPAMVLAVGLGLSAVFASYPIIHSIIKVVGIAYLLYLAWLIANSSSKMEGKQTAKPFSFVQAAAFQWVNPKGWIMAVGAIATFTNIEQALQPQVVLIASVFFSVALPCAVVWLGFGVALKRLLTEPRHQRIFNISMALLLVASIIPMVLPAN; this is encoded by the coding sequence ATGGAACTGATCGCAGCCATTGCGCTGTTTGCATTTTCTTCAGGTATTACACCAGGTCCCAATAACATTATGCTAATGACCTCAGGGCTCAATTTTGGCATTAAGCGCAGCATGCCGCATATGCTAGGGATCTGCCTTGGTTTTCCAGCTATGGTATTAGCAGTGGGTTTAGGCTTAAGCGCAGTATTTGCTAGCTACCCTATCATTCACTCAATCATTAAAGTTGTCGGTATTGCTTACTTGCTCTACCTTGCATGGCTTATCGCCAACAGCAGTAGCAAAATGGAAGGCAAGCAAACAGCCAAACCCTTTAGTTTTGTTCAAGCAGCGGCGTTTCAGTGGGTAAACCCTAAAGGTTGGATTATGGCGGTCGGCGCTATAGCAACCTTTACCAATATCGAACAAGCTCTGCAACCGCAAGTGGTGCTTATCGCCAGTGTGTTTTTTAGCGTTGCCCTGCCTTGCGCTGTTGTTTGGCTTGGCTTTGGGGTTGCACTCAAGCGTTTGTTAACCGAGCCTCGCCACCAGCGGATATTTAATATTTCCATGGCGCTCTTGTTAGTTGCCTCGATTATCCCTATGGTGTTACCCGCCAATTAA
- a CDS encoding methyl-accepting chemotaxis protein produces the protein MGLQWIGNIKMSNKLALMILPPLLAFVFYGGTFVVNKYQSQSQLSTVLELSELAVVNGALVHELQKERGMSAGFIGSKGQSFAASLPKQRQLTDEQVRRYQQFIASHELPSEFGNKLSNVDASLGRLASVRQQVDNLTISLAEEVAYYTGMNGVLLSLVDDAASQSQISELSIKIKAFGAFLQLKERAGIERAVLSSTFGNAGFKPGAYKKFVTLVSEQNTYAERFNAAATSTTANEFAIRMSGDAEQAVQRFRDIAFSQDVAQIQSQNPEQWFDTSTRRIGVLTEFEKVLATDLIDITKSELSSAQTHMYIATFNLVLLTAFVLFMSVNISNYIHRNLKHMQKQVTSAGENADMAVRLDIQSQDEFGQVAKAFNVMMDDFEGIVAQVKSTTGALVSVVEQINQFTYSLRQDVDAGYSEVEQVASAMTEMTATVNEIAQHAESTSEASAKANKEAQTGNSDVSKTSQAISQLANEINEAGESIQQLDNDIQGIVAILDVISSIAEQTNLLALNAAIEAARAGEQGRGFAVVADEVRTLAQRAQNSTDDIKNMTERLKSGAAIAVKAMERGRTQAEASVAEAEHAGEELSIIVSLVSEIDSMNEQVAAATHEQTAVSEEVNRNAMKISELYVNTQEIASKIAELNAGLLDDASVLNAQVSKFHVSES, from the coding sequence ATGGGATTGCAATGGATTGGCAATATCAAAATGTCCAATAAGCTTGCCTTGATGATCTTACCACCGCTACTGGCTTTCGTTTTTTATGGTGGCACCTTCGTTGTTAATAAATACCAAAGTCAAAGCCAATTAAGTACAGTACTTGAGCTTAGTGAGTTAGCCGTGGTTAATGGTGCACTGGTGCATGAACTGCAAAAAGAGCGTGGTATGAGCGCAGGCTTTATTGGCTCAAAAGGTCAGTCTTTTGCTGCGAGTTTACCTAAGCAGCGACAATTAACAGATGAGCAAGTCCGCCGTTATCAACAATTTATCGCCAGTCACGAACTGCCAAGTGAGTTTGGTAACAAGCTCAGTAATGTCGATGCCTCGCTAGGCCGCCTTGCTAGTGTGCGCCAACAGGTAGATAACCTGACTATTTCTCTAGCCGAAGAAGTGGCGTACTACACTGGAATGAATGGCGTGTTGCTGTCGTTGGTAGATGACGCCGCAAGTCAAAGCCAAATCAGTGAACTGAGCATTAAAATCAAGGCATTTGGTGCATTTCTACAGCTTAAAGAACGAGCGGGTATTGAGCGTGCTGTACTGAGTAGCACCTTCGGTAATGCAGGCTTTAAACCTGGTGCGTACAAAAAATTTGTTACCTTAGTGTCTGAGCAAAATACTTACGCTGAGCGTTTTAATGCTGCAGCAACCTCTACCACAGCCAATGAGTTTGCGATACGCATGTCGGGCGATGCTGAACAAGCTGTGCAGCGCTTTCGCGATATTGCTTTTAGTCAAGACGTGGCGCAAATTCAGTCGCAAAACCCAGAGCAATGGTTTGACACATCAACCCGCCGCATTGGTGTACTGACTGAGTTTGAAAAAGTGCTCGCAACTGATCTTATTGATATCACTAAATCTGAGTTATCCAGTGCCCAAACTCACATGTATATTGCCACCTTCAATTTGGTGCTGCTAACCGCATTTGTGTTGTTCATGTCGGTCAATATTTCCAACTATATTCACCGTAACTTAAAGCACATGCAAAAGCAGGTTACATCAGCTGGTGAGAATGCCGACATGGCGGTAAGGCTGGACATTCAAAGTCAGGATGAGTTTGGTCAGGTCGCTAAAGCCTTTAACGTTATGATGGATGATTTTGAAGGGATTGTGGCTCAGGTTAAATCAACGACCGGAGCGTTAGTTTCTGTGGTTGAACAAATTAATCAGTTCACCTATTCGCTTCGTCAAGACGTTGATGCAGGCTATAGCGAAGTCGAGCAAGTTGCTTCAGCCATGACTGAAATGACCGCAACCGTGAATGAGATTGCCCAACATGCTGAAAGCACCTCTGAAGCGTCAGCTAAAGCGAATAAGGAAGCACAAACAGGTAACTCGGATGTGAGCAAAACTAGTCAGGCAATTAGCCAATTAGCAAATGAGATCAACGAAGCTGGTGAGTCTATTCAGCAGCTAGATAACGATATTCAAGGTATCGTGGCGATATTGGATGTCATTAGCAGCATTGCTGAGCAAACCAACTTACTGGCGTTGAATGCTGCTATTGAGGCTGCTCGAGCTGGCGAGCAAGGTCGTGGCTTTGCAGTTGTAGCTGATGAAGTGCGCACTCTTGCGCAAAGGGCGCAAAACTCTACCGATGATATTAAGAATATGACCGAGCGTTTAAAATCGGGCGCCGCAATTGCTGTTAAGGCCATGGAGCGTGGTCGCACACAAGCTGAAGCAAGTGTGGCGGAGGCTGAGCATGCAGGCGAAGAGCTATCAATTATTGTATCTTTGGTGAGTGAAATCGACAGCATGAACGAGCAGGTCGCGGCTGCAACCCATGAGCAAACTGCTGTATCGGAAGAAGTGAACCGTAATGCCATGAAGATAAGCGAGCTGTATGTGAACACTCAAGAGATCGCCAGTAAGATTGCCGAATTGAATGCAGGGCTACTTGATGATGCTAGCGTGCTAAATGCGCAGGTGAGCAAGTTCCATGTGTCTGAAAGTTAG
- the rluB gene encoding 23S rRNA pseudouridine(2605) synthase RluB — translation MSEKLQKVLARAGHGSRREMEAWIAAGRISIDGEIAKLGDRIESDAKVRIDGRAVSIKSADDVVCRVLAYHKPEGEICSRKDPEGRPTVFDRLPKVRDSRWVAVGRLDINTSGLLLFTSDGELANRLMHPSNEVEREYAVRTFGEVPEAAVQRLRQGVMLEDGPANFDSVKAAGGEGINQWWHVTLHEGRNREVRRLWESQEVQVSRLIRVRYGMIELPKSLPRGGWTELTMEQVNYLRQVAGLEPETRSFLGTDKHSVSRAKVKSAKIRRAVRKHKVTGGKKPTRQRS, via the coding sequence ATGAGTGAAAAATTGCAGAAAGTCTTGGCCCGTGCAGGCCATGGCTCCCGTCGTGAGATGGAGGCATGGATTGCTGCAGGTCGAATTAGTATTGACGGTGAAATCGCTAAACTTGGCGATCGTATCGAATCAGATGCAAAAGTAAGAATTGATGGCCGCGCGGTATCAATCAAATCAGCTGATGACGTTGTTTGTCGCGTACTGGCTTACCATAAACCTGAAGGTGAAATTTGTTCTCGTAAGGACCCGGAAGGTCGCCCTACGGTATTTGACCGACTACCTAAAGTGCGTGATTCACGCTGGGTAGCGGTAGGACGTTTGGATATTAACACCTCAGGTTTGCTGCTGTTTACCTCAGATGGTGAGTTAGCGAACCGCTTAATGCACCCGTCGAATGAAGTAGAGCGTGAATACGCTGTACGTACATTTGGCGAAGTGCCAGAGGCTGCAGTGCAGCGCCTACGCCAAGGCGTCATGCTAGAAGATGGCCCTGCTAACTTCGACAGTGTTAAAGCTGCGGGTGGTGAAGGTATTAATCAGTGGTGGCATGTTACTCTGCATGAAGGTCGTAACCGTGAGGTTCGTCGTTTGTGGGAGTCGCAAGAAGTGCAAGTTAGCCGCCTAATTCGTGTGCGTTATGGCATGATTGAATTACCTAAATCACTGCCTCGTGGTGGCTGGACTGAGTTAACCATGGAGCAGGTCAACTACCTACGTCAGGTTGCAGGTTTAGAGCCTGAAACTCGCTCATTCCTTGGTACTGACAAGCACTCAGTTTCACGTGCTAAAGTGAAAAGCGCTAAAATTCGCCGCGCAGTACGCAAGCACAAGGTGACTGGTGGCAAAAAGCCAACTCGTCAGCGTAGTTAA
- a CDS encoding DUF4136 domain-containing protein, whose protein sequence is MQNRFDKCVAKAKTTAITIALALTLGACTSQPEIVDNSPTSRVTVVVSGDQDFIQQHGQNLAWHPDVNRIHTHNPQEVGELQRHMRRSFKAELEEKGYRFAAGEGQVSNPASLYVGFAIALESEMSDAEILKRAGLVAGLNTQGIDKKFEKGSVFVAFFHPQTNEVVWRVLAQGFTQPGTEIEKREQRFDELARMMLNSLPKSEV, encoded by the coding sequence ATGCAAAACCGCTTTGATAAATGTGTGGCTAAAGCTAAGACAACAGCAATAACGATAGCCTTGGCGTTAACATTAGGGGCTTGTACTAGCCAGCCGGAAATTGTTGATAATTCTCCAACAAGCCGTGTAACAGTTGTTGTTTCTGGTGATCAGGATTTTATTCAGCAGCACGGTCAAAACCTTGCTTGGCATCCAGATGTAAACAGAATCCATACCCATAACCCGCAAGAAGTGGGCGAATTACAAAGACATATGCGTCGCTCTTTTAAGGCGGAGTTAGAGGAAAAAGGGTATCGTTTTGCAGCTGGCGAGGGGCAAGTCAGCAATCCAGCGAGTTTGTATGTTGGCTTTGCTATCGCACTTGAATCTGAAATGTCTGACGCTGAAATTCTAAAACGTGCTGGATTAGTCGCAGGATTAAATACTCAGGGAATCGATAAGAAGTTTGAAAAAGGCTCAGTGTTTGTGGCATTTTTTCACCCACAAACCAATGAAGTTGTTTGGCGAGTTCTTGCCCAAGGCTTTACCCAGCCAGGAACTGAGATTGAAAAGCGAGAGCAGCGTTTCGATGAACTAGCACGAATGATGCTCAACTCACTGCCAAAGAGTGAAGTTTAG
- a CDS encoding DUF2797 domain-containing protein, protein MLGTLSKLKTSLDEQNEVQYQLPVGDELLALNPYIGKSLTLKHTGNIYCCSCGKKTKKSYSQGHCYVCMQKLASCDMCIMKPETCHYDQGTCREPEWAQDHCFVPHYVYLSNTSGIKVGITRHSQIPTRWIDQGATQGLPIFKVSTRKLSGLIEIELAKFINDKTHWQAMLKGHNDDVDLVAKATELIPLIEDKLQALAAEHGDMQIERLDENIQAIAYPISEFPTKVKSHNFDKVPEVTGILKGIKGQYLIFDTGVINIRKFGSYEVEVNP, encoded by the coding sequence ATGTTAGGCACACTATCCAAACTAAAAACCAGCTTAGATGAGCAAAATGAAGTGCAATATCAACTGCCTGTTGGTGATGAGCTACTTGCACTTAACCCGTATATTGGCAAAAGCCTTACCTTAAAACACACGGGCAATATTTATTGTTGTAGCTGCGGCAAGAAAACCAAGAAAAGTTACTCCCAGGGCCACTGTTATGTATGCATGCAAAAACTCGCCAGCTGCGATATGTGCATAATGAAGCCTGAAACTTGCCATTATGATCAAGGTACCTGCCGCGAGCCTGAGTGGGCGCAAGACCACTGTTTTGTGCCACACTATGTGTATCTGTCAAACACCTCAGGCATCAAAGTCGGTATTACCCGCCATAGCCAAATCCCAACCCGCTGGATTGACCAAGGCGCAACACAAGGTCTACCGATTTTTAAGGTCTCAACCCGTAAATTATCTGGTCTTATCGAGATTGAACTCGCCAAGTTCATCAATGATAAAACCCACTGGCAAGCCATGCTTAAAGGCCATAATGATGATGTTGATTTGGTCGCAAAAGCTACGGAGTTAATTCCGTTAATTGAAGATAAACTGCAAGCACTAGCCGCGGAACATGGCGATATGCAAATTGAACGTTTAGATGAGAACATTCAAGCCATTGCTTACCCTATCAGCGAGTTCCCAACCAAGGTGAAATCTCACAATTTTGATAAAGTACCAGAAGTTACGGGGATATTAAAAGGTATTAAAGGTCAGTACCTTATCTTTGATACTGGCGTAATTAACATCCGTAAGTTCGGCTCATACGAGGTTGAAGTTAATCCGTGA
- a CDS encoding nuclear transport factor 2 family protein, translating to MSAPQINAEDFEQAHWSDKDKANANAVIGFIQQLMNEHDFDSLAARYADKPYKQHNRTMADGIDGVLSTLRDFIKIAPEFSYDVKRVLVDGDYVSVHSHATLKAKHRGDDSQGLNIIDTWKVENGYLIEHWDAVQSMSLSMRMYALFTGGKVRNQNGVY from the coding sequence ATGAGTGCCCCGCAAATTAATGCAGAAGATTTTGAACAAGCGCATTGGAGTGACAAGGACAAAGCCAATGCCAACGCTGTAATCGGATTTATTCAACAGCTGATGAATGAGCATGACTTTGATAGCTTAGCTGCGCGCTATGCAGATAAGCCTTACAAGCAGCATAATCGCACTATGGCAGATGGCATTGATGGCGTGCTCAGTACCTTGCGCGACTTCATCAAGATTGCCCCTGAATTTAGTTATGACGTAAAGCGCGTGCTGGTGGATGGTGATTATGTGTCAGTTCATTCCCATGCGACGCTCAAAGCTAAGCATCGCGGTGACGATAGCCAAGGGCTGAATATTATTGATACCTGGAAGGTTGAAAACGGCTATTTGATTGAGCATTGGGACGCGGTGCAAAGCATGAGTTTATCGATGCGTATGTATGCACTATTCACAGGTGGCAAAGTGCGCAACCAAAACGGTGTTTATTGA
- a CDS encoding DUF1415 domain-containing protein → MSAPLPCVVETENWVKSVIMKYNICPFARREVERKTIRYHAIEQTQLKLVLQDFIQECLFLDDNPQVETTLVILPRGFEGFYQYLDLVDLATDLLYEQGYEGVYQLASFHPDYCFDGEPFDSASNYTNRSPYPTIHIIREASMEQALADYNEPETIPERNITFAERKGSEFFVKLLEKCKSD, encoded by the coding sequence ATGTCTGCCCCACTGCCTTGTGTTGTTGAAACTGAAAACTGGGTCAAATCAGTCATCATGAAGTACAACATTTGCCCCTTTGCCAGGCGCGAGGTTGAGCGCAAAACCATTCGCTACCATGCAATAGAACAGACTCAGCTTAAGCTTGTACTGCAAGACTTCATTCAGGAATGTTTGTTTTTAGATGACAACCCACAAGTTGAAACCACGCTAGTGATTTTACCTAGAGGTTTTGAAGGTTTTTATCAGTACTTGGATTTAGTCGATTTAGCCACTGACCTACTGTACGAGCAAGGTTATGAAGGCGTATATCAGCTAGCCAGTTTTCACCCTGATTATTGTTTTGACGGGGAGCCGTTTGATAGTGCTAGCAACTATACCAACCGCTCACCTTACCCAACTATTCACATCATTCGTGAAGCGAGTATGGAGCAAGCTCTGGCAGATTATAACGAGCCTGAAACGATCCCAGAGCGCAACATTACCTTTGCAGAGCGCAAAGGCAGCGAGTTTTTCGTCAAGCTGCTGGAAAAATGTAAAAGCGACTAG
- a CDS encoding glycine cleavage system protein R: MMRYLITLQAPDRKGLVEQIANLISRHNGNWLDSEMRHIEGFFAAILQIEVPAEHIDDLIEGLECIEGLSFTHAKAQKVSEPDHTLRYQLVANDRPGIVLQISNQLNSIGINIEKFSSQFESASHTGIPLFKASFGISSAKALDEEQIEQALYTLGDDVLLDKLS, from the coding sequence ATGATGCGATACCTAATCACACTGCAAGCCCCTGATAGAAAAGGATTAGTTGAACAGATTGCCAATTTAATTAGTCGCCATAACGGCAACTGGCTAGACTCAGAAATGCGTCACATTGAAGGCTTCTTTGCAGCAATATTACAAATCGAAGTGCCAGCGGAGCATATTGACGACCTCATTGAAGGCCTAGAATGTATAGAAGGTTTGTCGTTTACCCACGCAAAAGCACAGAAAGTAAGCGAGCCAGATCACACTTTACGCTATCAACTTGTGGCTAATGACCGCCCGGGCATCGTGCTGCAAATCTCTAATCAGCTCAATAGCATAGGGATTAATATCGAAAAGTTCAGCAGTCAATTTGAGTCGGCAAGTCACACAGGTATTCCCCTATTTAAGGCAAGCTTTGGTATTAGTAGCGCCAAAGCGCTTGATGAAGAACAAATCGAGCAGGCCTTATATACTCTAGGTGATGATGTGCTGCTGGATAAATTGAGTTAA
- a CDS encoding class I SAM-dependent methyltransferase: MSHNTQATPLQSQYLHVNQHSWDSKVAVHLDSKFYDVNSFKAGNTSLNQIELGALGSVAGKKLLHLQCHFGLDTLSWARLGAKVTGLDLSSKAIEAATTLASECGIDAEFICSDVYESEQTAKANFDLVFTSYGVLCWLPDIDRWARTVASHLKVGGELFIAEFHPIHDVFDGYRYFHDEQADIEVNQTYTENNRDTQTTEITWSHPVSDVINALIKAGIHIVEFNEFDYSPYNCFDNLTSKRNELLNKEVFQYLHQGNPVPLVYSIKGVKTA, translated from the coding sequence ATGAGCCACAATACACAAGCGACGCCACTACAAAGCCAGTATTTGCATGTGAACCAGCATTCATGGGATAGCAAGGTTGCGGTGCATCTCGACTCAAAGTTTTATGACGTAAATAGTTTTAAAGCAGGTAACACGAGCCTTAATCAAATTGAACTAGGTGCGCTTGGCAGTGTTGCAGGTAAAAAACTGCTGCACCTTCAATGTCACTTTGGTTTAGATACCTTATCTTGGGCAAGGCTTGGCGCAAAGGTGACAGGGCTTGATTTATCAAGTAAAGCCATCGAAGCGGCAACTACACTGGCGAGTGAGTGTGGAATAGATGCCGAGTTTATTTGCTCTGATGTATATGAAAGTGAGCAAACTGCCAAAGCCAATTTTGATCTGGTGTTCACCTCTTATGGCGTTTTGTGTTGGCTGCCAGATATTGACCGCTGGGCGCGCACAGTCGCAAGTCATTTAAAAGTGGGTGGCGAGCTGTTTATTGCCGAGTTTCACCCGATACACGACGTGTTTGATGGCTATCGTTATTTCCATGATGAACAAGCCGATATCGAAGTCAATCAAACCTACACCGAGAATAATCGAGATACCCAAACAACCGAGATAACTTGGTCGCACCCGGTTAGCGATGTGATTAATGCGCTTATCAAAGCTGGGATTCACATTGTTGAGTTCAATGAGTTTGATTACAGCCCATACAATTGTTTTGACAACTTAACGTCAAAGCGAAATGAGCTGCTTAATAAAGAAGTGTTCCAGTATTTGCATCAGGGTAACCCAGTGCCGCTGGTTTACAGCATAAAAGGCGTCAAAACCGCTTAA
- a CDS encoding winged helix-turn-helix transcriptional regulator: protein MTQRSDCPISTLLDFVGDKWSLLIVRDLMFFGKSSFSELQNSDERMATNILSSRLEKLEQDDLIQKQTDPNDRRKKIYKLTEQGKSLLPILLEMIIWSSKHAQETNLPTQLLERASTDRDGLIADLLARLED from the coding sequence ATGACACAACGCTCCGACTGCCCTATCTCTACCCTGCTCGACTTTGTTGGTGACAAGTGGAGTTTATTGATTGTGCGTGACTTGATGTTCTTTGGTAAAAGCTCGTTTTCAGAGCTGCAAAACTCAGATGAACGGATGGCGACAAACATTTTATCTAGCCGACTAGAAAAGCTGGAACAGGATGATTTAATCCAAAAACAAACTGACCCAAATGACAGACGCAAGAAGATTTATAAGCTTACCGAGCAAGGTAAATCGCTACTACCGATTTTGTTGGAAATGATTATTTGGAGCAGTAAGCATGCCCAAGAAACGAATTTGCCCACGCAATTACTTGAAAGAGCGTCGACTGACAGGGATGGTTTGATAGCTGACTTACTAGCAAGGTTAGAAGACTAG